CGGCCTCCAGTTCAAGCGCCGCTTCTGGGAAGAAGACGACCGCATCTTTGGCGGCATTACCTGGACCAACCAGCCGATCGGCGAAATCTATTACCCGAGCGAAGGCTTCTACGAAAAGAAGGGCGTGCTCGTGGGCTACTACATCTTCGGCCCCGTCTCCGACGAGCTTGGCCGCAAGACCCCGGAAGAGCGCCTCGAGTTCGCGCTCTCCCAAGGTGAGAAGATCCACCCGCAGTACCGCAAGGAGTTCGACAACGCCGTCAGCTTCAACTGGTCGACCACGCCTCACATCGAAGGCTGCCTCGCCCACTTCCCGAAGGCGATGATGAAGACCTTCTACCCGCTGCTGATCAAGCCGGAGCAGGAGACCTACATCGCCGCCAGCTGGGCCACCCACCTCGGCGGCTGGCAGGCAGGCGCGTTTGAAGCCGCCCGCCTCACCGTCAAGAGCATCTACGACCGCATCCAAGCGGCCTGATTTCCACCCGTTTTCCGAAGATGTCCCACCCGATTTCCACCCGACGTGAACCTTGGCAGTGCTGGAAGGTATGGGTCGCCGTAGTCGGCGTCGCCCTCTGCCTCCAGATCATGCTCTGGATCGCCGTGCCGCCCGAGACGTCGCCGCTCGGTCGTCACGACCCGAAGACCGGCACCTACCTCACCTGGGCCCGACAGGGCCACGGGGGCGGTCGGCTCGACTTGAAGGCGCTGGCCGCTTCGTCTGGCGGGGATTCGCAGGGTGGGGGCGGCTCGATGTATTACCAACTCGCCGCCCTGCCCGAAGTCGTCGAAAACGGCGAGGCGCAGTACAACATGTTCTGCCTCTCCTGCCACGGCGGCCCGGCCACCACGGGTGACGCGCCCAGCAACCTCTTCGACCCGGTGTGGCACTATGGCGACGGCCCCGACGGGGTCGCCCACATCATCCGCAAGGGCTATCCCGACGGCGGCATGCCGGCCTGGGAAGCCATGATCGAGCCCGACGTGATCGACGCGATCGTGGCATACCTCTTCAGCCACCAGGAGAAGCCCGCTTCCTGAGAAGCGCGGCACGACCTCCCTCTCACCCGATTTACAAGATGTCCCTCGCCTCTTCACTCAACACCCGTGCCGCCCGTGTCGGGGTGGGGCTGAGCCTCCTGCTCGCCTCGCCCTCGCTCATTGCCGCGCGCTATATCGACCAGAAGACCTACGACGAGTTTCTGGAAGTCACGCTGCACAACGATTCGTTCTTCACGATCAGCAACGCGTGGATTCTCATCTGCACCGCCCTGGTCTTTATCATGCACTTGGGCTTTGCCTCGCTCGAGGCCGGCCTCACGCGCAGGAAGAACACGATCAACATTCTCTACAAGAACGTGTTCGTAATCACCTCGGGCCTCATCCTCTACGCCCTCATCGGCTACCGCACGATGTACCCGGGCACGGATTTCAACGGCTTCATGCGGCTCGGCTTCGGCCTCGGCGCCAATCCGGACGACTACTTCGACCTGATGACGCCGCTCTACGCCGAATACACCTACTGGACCGATTTCCTCTTCCAGGGCATGTTTGCCGCCACCGCCGCCACCATCATCTCCGGTGCCGTGGCCGAGCGGATCAAGCTGGGTGCGTTCATGATCCTCACCATCTTCATGGTCGGCCTCGCCTATCCCATCGCGGGCTCGTGGACCTGGCAGGACGGCGGCTGGCTCAACCGTCAGGAGTTTCACGACTTTGCAGGCTCCAGCGTCGTCCACGCCTTCGGCGGCTTTGCCGCACTCGCCTGCGTGCTCCAGCTCGGGCCGCGCCTCGGCAAGTATAGCAAGGATGGCATCAAGCCGATCATCGGCCACAGCATGCCGATGGCAACGATGGGTGCATTCCTGCTCTGGTTTGGCTGGTTCGGGTTCAACGGCGGCTCCGTGCTCAGCGCCCACCCCGAGATGATCAGCCTCGTTCTGGTCAACACCTGCCTCGGCGGCGCGGCGGGCGGCCTCACCTGCATGATCGCGACGCAAGTGATCGTAAAGAAGCCCGACCTTTCGATGATCCTCAACGGCATGCTCGCGGGCCTCGTGAGCGTCACCGCCGGTGCCGACTACATGATGCCCTACGGCGCGATGGCCGTCGGCGCGGTGGGTGGTGTGCTCGTGGTCGTGGCGGTCGTCCTGCTCGACAAGTTCAAGGTCGACGACCCGGTGGGCGCGGTGGCCGTGCACGGGGTGTGCGGTAGCTGGGGTACGATTGCGGTCGGCTTCTTCGGAGGGGCCAACCTGCTCACGCAGCTGCTCGGCACCCTCAGCTACTCGATCTTCGCCTTCGCCTTTGCCTTTATCGTCTTCTTCCTCATCCGCATCACCTGGGGCGTGCGCGTCGCGCCGGAGGAAGAAGAAGAGGGCCTCGACCTCGCCGAACACGGCCAGGAAGCCTACTCCCTGGAGGGTTAAACCATGCCAGAAACGACAACTTCCGAAACCACTGCCCCCGCGCAGTCCACCCCGCCGGAGTCGAAAAAGCCGGCGGGTGCCAAGAAGAGCAAATGGCAGCTCTTTCCCGGCTTCTCCCCGTGGCTCGTGCTCGGCGTCTTTGCTACCGCCGTCGTGATCCGGCTTGTGCTCGCGCTGCTCTCCCAAGGGCAGAACAGCAACGTCACCAGCCACACCAACCCAGAGCTGCCTTACGCCGAGCTGGTGGAAGTCGCGCCCGGCTCCAGCTACTTCTTCACCTGGGGCGTCACGGCCAGCCCACGCACGAAGGAGATTGCCCGCACGAGCACCGACGACCGCTACGGCGATACCTACTCGCAGTCCCGCCAAGTCCTCTCGACCTTGCAGAGCGACCTCAGCGAAGTGGGCCTCAGCCTGCGCGACGTCGTCAACGTCCGCGCCTACATCGTGGGTGACGACGGCGAGGAGCCCGACTTCGCGGCCTGGAACAAGGCCTTCATGGAGTTCTTCGGCACCTGGCACAACCCGCACGTGCCCGCCCGCACCACGCTGGGCATCACGCGCCTCTTCAACCCCGATTACCGGGTCGAAGTCGAG
The Verrucomicrobiota bacterium JB022 DNA segment above includes these coding regions:
- a CDS encoding cytochrome c; the protein is MSHPISTRREPWQCWKVWVAVVGVALCLQIMLWIAVPPETSPLGRHDPKTGTYLTWARQGHGGGRLDLKALAASSGGDSQGGGGSMYYQLAALPEVVENGEAQYNMFCLSCHGGPATTGDAPSNLFDPVWHYGDGPDGVAHIIRKGYPDGGMPAWEAMIEPDVIDAIVAYLFSHQEKPAS
- the amt gene encoding ammonium transporter; this translates as MSLASSLNTRAARVGVGLSLLLASPSLIAARYIDQKTYDEFLEVTLHNDSFFTISNAWILICTALVFIMHLGFASLEAGLTRRKNTINILYKNVFVITSGLILYALIGYRTMYPGTDFNGFMRLGFGLGANPDDYFDLMTPLYAEYTYWTDFLFQGMFAATAATIISGAVAERIKLGAFMILTIFMVGLAYPIAGSWTWQDGGWLNRQEFHDFAGSSVVHAFGGFAALACVLQLGPRLGKYSKDGIKPIIGHSMPMATMGAFLLWFGWFGFNGGSVLSAHPEMISLVLVNTCLGGAAGGLTCMIATQVIVKKPDLSMILNGMLAGLVSVTAGADYMMPYGAMAVGAVGGVLVVVAVVLLDKFKVDDPVGAVAVHGVCGSWGTIAVGFFGGANLLTQLLGTLSYSIFAFAFAFIVFFLIRITWGVRVAPEEEEEGLDLAEHGQEAYSLEG